Proteins from a genomic interval of Croceicoccus naphthovorans:
- a CDS encoding DUF1013 domain-containing protein, which translates to MPHATASWLVDNTGLTFEQIADFCGLHILEVQAMADDLAGAKYTGRDPVRAGELTHDEIEKGQNDSDYKLKIHKAPVQIQRTKGPRYTPVSKRQDKPDGIAWILRNHPEMSDAQIGKLIGTTRNTIGAIRERSHWNIQNINPKDPVTLGLCSQRELDAAVAKAAKKAGIETEAVTDSRLVDDRQALIDELKKEREDAARAAVVAAQEAEAEAWLAARREEGASEE; encoded by the coding sequence ATGCCGCACGCCACGGCCAGCTGGCTGGTCGACAATACCGGCCTGACGTTTGAACAGATCGCCGATTTCTGCGGCCTCCATATCCTGGAAGTGCAGGCGATGGCCGACGATCTGGCCGGTGCCAAGTACACCGGCCGCGATCCAGTGCGCGCGGGCGAACTGACCCACGACGAGATCGAGAAGGGCCAGAACGATTCGGACTACAAGCTGAAGATTCACAAGGCGCCGGTCCAGATCCAGCGCACCAAGGGTCCGCGCTATACCCCCGTGTCGAAACGTCAGGACAAGCCCGACGGCATCGCATGGATCCTGCGCAACCACCCGGAAATGAGCGACGCGCAGATCGGCAAGCTGATCGGCACGACGCGCAACACCATCGGCGCGATCCGCGAACGCAGTCACTGGAACATCCAGAATATCAACCCGAAAGACCCGGTGACGCTGGGCCTGTGTTCGCAGCGCGAGCTGGACGCTGCCGTAGCCAAGGCCGCCAAGAAGGCCGGGATCGAGACAGAGGCAGTGACCGATTCGCGCCTTGTCGACGACCGTCAGGCGTTGATTGACGAGTTGAAGAAAGAGCGTGAAGACGCCGCCCGCGCCGCGGTTGTCGCCGCGCAAGAAGCAGAGGCCGAAGCATGGCTCGCCGCCCGCCGCGAAGAGGGCGCATCGGAAGAATAA
- a CDS encoding NAD(P)H-quinone oxidoreductase produces the protein MTAIALSGAGGPEVLVPTQIAVPSPSAGQVLIKVAHAGVNRPDVMQRKGLYPPPPGAPDTPGLEIAGEVVALGEGVDPAMMGTRQCALVIGGGYAEYCIAEAAHCLPVPDGLSLAEAAALPETLFTVWHNVFELGLADEGMWLLVHGGTSGIGTMAIMLGRLFGVKVIVTCGSDEKCAAAKDIGAAHAINYKTRDFVEDVAAITGKHGVDVVLDMVAGDYVARNIACMAPGARHVTIAVQGGVKATIPMHKILTQRLTLTGSTLRPRSSEFKAALTEEIRGTVWPFVASGQLRPVMDRRFALTDTAGAHARMDEGGHIGKIVLDV, from the coding sequence ATGACCGCAATAGCCCTGAGCGGTGCGGGCGGGCCGGAGGTGCTGGTGCCGACCCAGATCGCCGTACCTTCGCCGAGTGCGGGACAGGTGTTGATCAAGGTCGCCCATGCCGGGGTGAATCGGCCCGATGTGATGCAGCGCAAGGGGCTCTATCCCCCACCGCCTGGCGCGCCCGATACGCCGGGTCTGGAAATCGCGGGCGAAGTTGTTGCCTTGGGCGAGGGCGTCGATCCTGCCATGATGGGCACGCGGCAATGCGCGCTGGTCATCGGTGGCGGTTATGCCGAGTACTGCATTGCCGAAGCCGCGCATTGCCTGCCGGTGCCCGATGGCCTGTCGCTGGCCGAGGCGGCGGCGCTGCCCGAAACGCTGTTCACCGTCTGGCACAACGTCTTTGAGCTTGGCCTTGCCGACGAAGGCATGTGGTTGCTCGTCCACGGCGGCACCAGCGGCATCGGCACGATGGCGATCATGCTGGGGCGCTTGTTCGGCGTGAAAGTCATCGTCACCTGCGGAAGTGACGAGAAATGCGCTGCCGCCAAGGACATCGGTGCGGCCCATGCAATCAACTACAAGACCCGGGATTTCGTCGAGGATGTTGCGGCAATTACCGGCAAGCATGGTGTGGACGTGGTGCTGGACATGGTGGCCGGGGACTATGTCGCCCGAAACATCGCCTGCATGGCGCCCGGCGCGCGGCATGTGACCATCGCGGTGCAGGGCGGGGTCAAGGCGACGATCCCGATGCACAAGATCCTGACTCAGCGCCTGACCCTGACCGGATCGACGCTTCGCCCCCGGTCCAGCGAATTCAAGGCCGCCCTGACCGAAGAGATTCGCGGCACCGTCTGGCCCTTTGTAGCAAGCGGCCAGCTGCGCCCGGTAATGGACAGGCGCTTTGCCCTGACTGACACCGCCGGGGCCCATGCGCGGATGGACGAGGGCGGGCATATCGGCAAGATCGTGCTGGATGTCTGA
- a CDS encoding DUF1192 domain-containing protein, with protein sequence MDDDDRPRPRGDNASRLTSESLDSYSQDELEYRISLLEAEIVRTRTHMEKAAAHRKAADALFAAKPGGATP encoded by the coding sequence ATGGACGACGACGATCGCCCCCGCCCACGCGGCGACAATGCAAGCCGCCTTACCAGCGAAAGCCTGGACAGCTATTCGCAGGATGAGCTGGAATATCGCATTTCGTTGCTGGAGGCGGAGATTGTCCGCACCCGCACTCACATGGAAAAGGCCGCTGCCCATCGCAAGGCGGCAGATGCCCTGTTCGCTGCCAAACCGGGCGGCGCGACACCATGA
- the clpA gene encoding ATP-dependent Clp protease ATP-binding subunit ClpA has protein sequence MPSFAQSLEKTLHTALANAAERSHEYATLEHLLLALVDDPDAAQVMEACGVDLPELSNVVKQYLDQEYQSLKTAEKADPSPTAGFQRVIQRAILHVQSSGKDTVTGANVLVALFSERDSYAVYFLQQQDMSRLDAVSYISHGIGKSGRSVETRTPKGAEEEAKQEEKPDSGKGKKETALDQFTVNLNDKALAGKVDPLIGRGPEVDRTIQILCRRSKNNPLYVGDPGVGKTAIAEGLARKIVEEEVPEVLLDAVIYSLDMGALLAGTRYRGDFEERLKQVVNELEKMPEAILFIDEIHTVIGAGATSGGAMDASNLLKPALSGGTIRCIGSTTYKEFRNHFEKDRALLRRFQKIDVNEPTVEDTIKILRGLRSAFEEHHQVKYTPDAIKTAVELSARYINDRKLPDKAIDVIDEVGAMQMLVPPSKRRKTITAKEIEKVISTMARIPAKSVSKDDKKALENLERDLKQVVFGQDKAIEVLSTAMKLSRAGLRDADKPIGSFLFSGPTGVGKTEVARQLADIMGIPLQRFDMSEYMERHSVSRLIGAPPGYVGFDQGGLLTDAIDQQPHCVLLLDEIEKAHPDLFNILLQVMDNGRLTDHHGKTVDFRNVVLIMTTNAGAADMARSGIGFGDVSKADAGEDAVKKLFTPEFRNRLDAIVPFAYLGKTIVSRVVDKFILQLELQLADQNVHIQFDSDARAWLADRGYDKLYGARPMGRLIQDKVKQPLAEELLFGKLAQGGEVHVSTKEDEGKPVLSFELTPAPPKVVKRRKTKAKKVTPAKKPSDETSTSGEDKAD, from the coding sequence ATGCCATCATTCGCACAGAGCCTCGAGAAAACGCTCCATACCGCGCTCGCCAATGCGGCCGAACGCAGTCACGAGTATGCGACTCTCGAACATCTGCTGCTTGCTCTCGTCGACGATCCCGACGCGGCACAGGTGATGGAGGCTTGCGGGGTAGACCTGCCGGAACTGTCCAACGTGGTGAAACAGTACCTGGATCAGGAATACCAATCGCTGAAAACCGCCGAAAAGGCCGATCCTTCGCCGACCGCCGGGTTCCAGCGGGTGATCCAACGTGCGATCCTGCACGTGCAATCCAGCGGCAAGGACACGGTGACCGGAGCAAATGTGCTGGTCGCGCTGTTCTCCGAACGCGATTCCTATGCGGTCTACTTCCTGCAGCAACAGGACATGAGCCGCCTCGACGCGGTTTCGTACATCAGCCACGGCATCGGCAAGTCGGGCCGCTCGGTCGAAACCCGCACGCCCAAGGGCGCGGAGGAAGAGGCCAAGCAGGAAGAGAAGCCGGATTCTGGCAAGGGCAAGAAGGAAACCGCGCTCGACCAGTTTACCGTCAACCTCAATGACAAGGCGCTGGCCGGTAAGGTCGATCCCCTGATCGGTCGCGGGCCGGAAGTGGATCGCACGATCCAGATCCTGTGCCGCCGGTCCAAGAACAACCCGCTTTATGTCGGCGATCCCGGCGTGGGGAAAACCGCCATCGCGGAAGGCCTGGCGCGCAAGATCGTCGAGGAAGAAGTGCCCGAGGTGCTGCTCGATGCGGTGATCTATTCGCTCGACATGGGCGCATTGCTGGCGGGCACCCGTTATCGCGGCGATTTCGAAGAGCGTCTGAAGCAGGTCGTCAACGAACTGGAAAAGATGCCGGAGGCGATCCTGTTCATCGACGAAATCCACACTGTCATCGGCGCGGGCGCGACCAGCGGCGGCGCGATGGATGCGTCGAACCTGTTGAAGCCGGCCCTGTCGGGCGGAACGATCCGTTGCATCGGTTCGACCACCTACAAGGAATTCCGCAACCATTTCGAAAAGGACCGCGCCCTGCTGCGGCGGTTCCAGAAGATCGACGTGAACGAACCGACGGTCGAGGATACGATCAAGATCCTGCGCGGGCTGCGTTCCGCGTTCGAGGAACATCACCAGGTCAAGTACACGCCCGACGCGATCAAGACTGCGGTGGAGCTGTCGGCCCGCTATATCAATGACCGCAAGTTGCCCGACAAGGCGATCGACGTCATCGACGAGGTTGGCGCGATGCAGATGCTCGTGCCGCCCAGCAAGCGCCGCAAGACGATCACCGCGAAGGAGATCGAAAAGGTCATTTCGACGATGGCCCGCATTCCGGCGAAATCGGTGTCGAAGGACGACAAAAAGGCGCTCGAAAACCTTGAGCGCGATCTGAAGCAGGTCGTCTTCGGACAGGACAAGGCGATCGAGGTGCTCTCGACCGCGATGAAGCTGAGCCGTGCGGGCCTGCGCGATGCGGACAAGCCGATCGGTTCGTTCCTGTTCAGCGGCCCGACCGGCGTCGGCAAGACCGAAGTCGCGCGGCAGCTGGCCGACATCATGGGTATTCCGCTGCAACGTTTCGACATGTCGGAATATATGGAGCGGCACTCGGTATCGCGCCTGATCGGTGCGCCTCCGGGCTATGTCGGGTTCGATCAGGGCGGTCTGCTCACCGATGCTATCGATCAGCAACCGCACTGTGTGCTCTTGCTCGACGAGATTGAGAAGGCGCACCCCGACCTGTTCAACATCCTGTTGCAGGTGATGGATAACGGCCGCCTGACCGACCACCACGGCAAGACCGTCGATTTCCGCAATGTCGTACTGATCATGACGACCAATGCGGGCGCGGCGGACATGGCGCGTAGCGGTATCGGGTTCGGCGACGTATCAAAGGCCGACGCGGGCGAGGATGCGGTGAAAAAGCTTTTCACCCCCGAATTCCGCAACCGCCTCGATGCGATCGTGCCGTTTGCTTATCTGGGTAAAACGATCGTCAGCCGCGTGGTCGACAAGTTCATCCTGCAGCTGGAACTGCAACTGGCCGACCAGAACGTCCACATCCAGTTCGACAGCGATGCCCGAGCATGGCTGGCCGACCGGGGTTATGACAAGCTGTACGGCGCGCGCCCGATGGGCCGCCTGATCCAGGACAAGGTCAAGCAACCGCTGGCGGAGGAACTGCTGTTCGGCAAACTGGCGCAGGGCGGTGAAGTTCATGTCTCGACCAAGGAGGACGAGGGCAAGCCGGTCCTGTCCTTCGAACTGACCCCGGCCCCGCCGAAAGTCGTCAAGCGTCGCAAGACCAAGGCGAAAAAGGTGACGCCCGCGAAGAAGCCGTCGGACGAAACCTCGACCTCTGGCGAAGACAAGGCCGACTAA
- the coaE gene encoding dephospho-CoA kinase (Dephospho-CoA kinase (CoaE) performs the final step in coenzyme A biosynthesis.): MSRDWSQREGPRPFILGLTGSIGMGKSTVAGMLRDLGVPVFDADAEVHRMQGPGGELLPAIEAAFPGSTGPEGVKRAELGALVFGDDAALARLEAIVHPAVASERYDFMDANWTAPIVCFDVPLLFERTGRAGLDAVAVVSAPADEQRRRVLARPGMTESKFEDILARQMPDDEKRRRADYVIDTGTTLEETREQVAQMVETLRQRHAS, translated from the coding sequence GTGAGCCGCGATTGGTCGCAACGCGAAGGACCGCGCCCGTTCATCCTCGGCCTCACCGGCTCCATCGGCATGGGCAAATCTACCGTGGCGGGAATGCTGCGCGATCTGGGCGTCCCGGTCTTCGACGCCGATGCCGAAGTGCACCGGATGCAGGGGCCAGGCGGCGAATTGTTGCCTGCTATCGAGGCGGCCTTCCCCGGTTCAACTGGGCCGGAGGGCGTGAAACGGGCCGAACTGGGCGCTCTGGTGTTCGGCGATGATGCGGCGCTGGCGCGGTTGGAGGCTATCGTGCATCCCGCTGTCGCTTCGGAACGCTATGACTTCATGGATGCCAACTGGACCGCGCCGATCGTCTGTTTCGATGTGCCACTGCTGTTCGAGCGGACCGGTCGGGCTGGGCTGGATGCGGTCGCCGTTGTTTCGGCCCCGGCAGACGAGCAGCGCCGTCGCGTTCTGGCCCGCCCGGGCATGACCGAGAGCAAGTTCGAGGACATCCTCGCCCGCCAGATGCCTGACGATGAAAAGCGCCGCCGTGCCGACTATGTGATCGACACGGGCACGACGCTGGAAGAAACGCGGGAGCAGGTCGCGCAGATGGTCGAGACTTTGCGCCAGCGTCACGCATCCTGA
- the aroE gene encoding shikimate dehydrogenase, with the protein MSKPYAEVIGDPIAHSKSPDIHGFWLKQAGIDADYRHCHVRPEELADYIAKRRTDPDWRGCNVTMPHKQAVMALVDRIDPVAARIGAVNTVVVENGGLAGYNTDAAGFLEPLQVELAKTHYFRMARIIGTGGAARAIITALTDEGVVLVVAGRDPDKARALLDELDPDGEHHVAPLSHFAEATDFAFDDREGCFDLIINATSLGMAGQAPLNFDFSHVPPGSICYDIVTAPLETPFLAEAKARGFRTVDGLSMLIGQAAAAFERFFGLPAPRDADGELRRILTS; encoded by the coding sequence ATGAGCAAGCCCTATGCCGAAGTGATCGGCGATCCTATCGCGCACTCGAAATCGCCCGATATTCATGGATTTTGGCTGAAACAGGCGGGAATCGATGCCGATTATCGCCACTGTCATGTCCGGCCCGAGGAACTGGCGGACTATATCGCCAAGCGCCGCACCGATCCGGACTGGCGCGGATGCAATGTCACCATGCCGCACAAGCAGGCGGTGATGGCGCTGGTGGACCGGATCGATCCGGTCGCGGCACGGATCGGGGCGGTGAATACGGTCGTGGTCGAAAACGGTGGGTTGGCCGGATACAACACTGATGCCGCTGGATTCCTTGAACCCTTGCAGGTCGAACTCGCCAAGACGCACTATTTCCGCATGGCCCGGATCATCGGCACCGGTGGTGCGGCCCGGGCGATTATCACCGCGCTGACGGATGAGGGTGTCGTGCTCGTCGTAGCCGGGCGCGATCCGGATAAAGCGCGCGCTCTGCTCGACGAGCTTGATCCAGATGGCGAACATCACGTCGCGCCGCTCTCGCATTTCGCGGAGGCGACCGATTTCGCATTTGACGATCGTGAGGGTTGCTTCGACCTTATAATAAACGCGACTTCGCTCGGCATGGCGGGACAGGCGCCGCTCAATTTCGATTTCAGCCACGTTCCGCCCGGATCGATCTGCTACGACATCGTCACCGCCCCGCTGGAAACGCCGTTTCTGGCCGAAGCCAAGGCGCGGGGTTTTCGCACGGTCGATGGCCTGTCGATGCTGATCGGGCAGGCAGCGGCTGCGTTCGAGCGGTTCTTCGGCCTGCCCGCGCCGCGTGATGCGGATGGCGAATTGCGCCGGATCCTGACATCGTGA
- a CDS encoding Maf family protein, with protein MIVLASKSASRQAMLTAAGVAYEAEPADLDERALEARLNGASPAQVAIALAEAKALAVSAKRPGRIVLGSDSLVEVDGRRFDKPGSREEAADHLRCFSGRTMKLHSAAALAVDDDIVFRHGALARLRVRRLSDAFIEEYLDAEWPEVGYCVGVFRIEARGPQLFEGITGDQFTVLGMPLLEVLGALREEGVLTA; from the coding sequence ATGATCGTTCTCGCATCGAAAAGCGCGTCGCGGCAGGCGATGCTGACGGCGGCAGGCGTGGCCTATGAGGCAGAGCCCGCCGATCTGGATGAGCGTGCACTGGAGGCACGGCTGAACGGGGCATCCCCGGCGCAAGTCGCCATCGCGCTGGCCGAGGCGAAGGCCTTGGCCGTTTCGGCAAAGCGGCCGGGCCGCATCGTGCTGGGCAGCGATTCGCTGGTCGAGGTGGACGGCCGCCGGTTCGACAAGCCCGGCAGCCGCGAAGAGGCGGCGGATCACTTGCGCTGTTTTTCCGGTCGCACGATGAAGCTGCACAGCGCGGCGGCGCTGGCTGTCGATGACGACATCGTTTTTCGCCACGGCGCTTTGGCCCGCTTGCGGGTTCGGCGGCTGTCCGACGCATTTATCGAGGAATACCTCGACGCCGAATGGCCCGAGGTTGGCTATTGCGTCGGCGTTTTCCGGATAGAGGCTCGCGGACCGCAATTGTTTGAAGGGATCACGGGCGACCAGTTTACGGTACTGGGCATGCCGCTGCTCGAAGTGCTGGGCGCCTTGCGCGAAGAGGGAGTGCTGACCGCATGA
- a CDS encoding pyruvate, water dikinase regulatory protein, whose amino-acid sequence MPQLHLHLLSDSTGETLEMIAKAALAQFEGVEVVRHFWPMVRSQQHLDRIMGEITRNRGLVVFTLVNPEIRIQLESRCAEAQLPTVSALDAVTESLSRMLGQEQLHRPGRQHQMDEAYFARVEAIQFTIAHDDGLLWEEWEEADIVLAGVSRTSKTPTSIYLANRGYKVANIPVVPESPPPPALYRLKRPMVVGLTTSPDRLVQVRRNRLLSLNQAPETDYVDKERVDDEVRYARRMFADNNWPVIDVTRRSIEETAAAVINLHNERRIGQAGTKPV is encoded by the coding sequence ATGCCGCAATTGCACCTCCACCTCCTGTCCGATTCCACCGGCGAAACGCTGGAGATGATCGCCAAGGCCGCACTGGCCCAGTTCGAGGGGGTGGAAGTCGTCCGCCATTTCTGGCCAATGGTACGCTCGCAACAACATCTTGACCGGATCATGGGCGAGATCACGCGCAATCGCGGGCTGGTCGTCTTCACTCTCGTGAACCCGGAAATCCGTATCCAGTTGGAAAGCCGTTGTGCCGAGGCGCAATTGCCGACCGTCTCGGCGCTCGATGCCGTGACCGAGAGCCTGTCGCGGATGCTGGGACAGGAACAGCTGCACCGCCCCGGCCGTCAGCACCAGATGGACGAGGCCTATTTCGCCCGCGTCGAAGCGATCCAGTTCACCATTGCCCATGATGATGGCCTGTTGTGGGAGGAGTGGGAAGAGGCGGACATCGTTCTGGCGGGCGTTTCGCGCACGTCGAAAACGCCGACGTCGATCTATCTTGCTAACCGGGGATACAAGGTCGCGAACATCCCGGTTGTGCCGGAAAGCCCGCCCCCGCCGGCGCTCTATCGCCTGAAGCGTCCGATGGTCGTGGGTTTGACGACCTCGCCCGACCGATTGGTACAAGTGCGCCGCAATCGGTTGTTGTCGCTCAATCAGGCACCCGAAACCGACTATGTCGACAAGGAACGCGTCGACGACGAAGTGCGCTATGCCCGCCGCATGTTCGCCGATAACAACTGGCCAGTGATCGACGTGACCCGCCGTTCGATCGAGGAGACCGCGGCGGCAGTGATTAACCTGCACAACGAACGCCGCATCGGGCAGGCCGGGACGAAACCAGTATGA
- the hemE gene encoding uroporphyrinogen decarboxylase: protein MPGLLLDTLKGTNSSRRPLWLMRQAGRYLPEYRELRSEKGGFLALVYDSEAAAEITLQPLKRFGFDGAILFSDILIVPYAMGQDLQFLAGEGPHLSPRLADSTLASLEMVPERLSPIYRTVELCREQLSPGVTMLGFAGSPWTVATYMVNGEGSRDQHETRAMAYGDPAAFGAIIDAISDVTVEYLIGQAKAGAEAVQLFDSWSGSLAPDEFERWVIAPTAGIVDRFKAACPDVPVIGFPKGAGEKLAAYARETGIDAVGVDETIDPVWAARELPANMPVQGNLDPLLLLSGGQRLEDRVRYVLDCFADRPHVFNLGHGIGKETPIAHVETLLDAVRGWSR, encoded by the coding sequence ATGCCCGGACTTTTACTCGATACGTTGAAGGGAACGAACAGTTCCCGCCGCCCGCTATGGCTGATGCGCCAGGCAGGACGATACCTGCCCGAATATCGCGAATTGCGTAGCGAGAAGGGCGGATTCCTTGCGCTCGTCTATGACAGCGAGGCGGCGGCCGAGATCACCTTGCAACCATTGAAACGGTTCGGGTTCGACGGGGCGATCCTGTTTTCCGACATCCTGATCGTTCCCTATGCGATGGGGCAGGACTTGCAGTTCCTTGCCGGTGAAGGCCCCCACCTGTCACCGCGGCTGGCAGATAGCACGCTGGCTTCGTTGGAGATGGTGCCCGAACGCCTGAGCCCGATCTATCGTACGGTGGAGCTTTGCCGCGAACAGCTCTCGCCCGGTGTAACCATGCTTGGATTCGCCGGGTCGCCGTGGACGGTGGCGACCTACATGGTGAACGGCGAGGGTAGCCGCGACCAGCACGAAACGCGGGCCATGGCCTATGGCGATCCGGCGGCGTTCGGGGCAATCATCGATGCGATTTCTGATGTGACGGTCGAATACCTGATCGGACAGGCAAAGGCCGGGGCCGAAGCGGTGCAACTGTTCGATTCGTGGTCGGGCAGTCTGGCGCCCGACGAATTTGAGCGTTGGGTGATCGCGCCGACGGCAGGCATCGTCGACCGATTCAAGGCGGCGTGTCCCGATGTCCCTGTAATCGGCTTTCCCAAGGGCGCGGGCGAGAAACTGGCCGCCTATGCGCGGGAGACGGGAATCGACGCGGTGGGCGTCGACGAAACGATCGATCCGGTCTGGGCGGCGCGCGAATTGCCCGCGAACATGCCGGTGCAGGGCAATCTCGATCCGCTCCTGCTTCTGTCGGGCGGACAGCGGTTGGAGGATCGGGTGCGCTATGTGCTCGATTGCTTTGCCGACCGGCCGCATGTCTTCAACTTGGGCCACGGCATCGGCAAGGAAACGCCGATCGCGCATGTCGAAACCTTGTTGGACGCGGTACGCGGCTGGTCGCGGTAA
- a CDS encoding CopD family protein, with product MQEVLSLLYYWLKVGHLVFVIFWMAGLFMLPRFYIYHMEATSEEERARWVEREARLRRIIMTPSMVLVWVLGLALAFSIDAWSMGWFHLKLLLVFGLSGYHGWMVALGRKIAAGDAGISNKQMRLLNEVPGIAAILIVTTVVVGRLYF from the coding sequence ATGCAGGAGGTTCTTTCCTTGCTCTATTACTGGCTGAAGGTCGGACACCTCGTCTTCGTGATCTTCTGGATGGCGGGGCTGTTCATGCTGCCGCGGTTCTACATCTATCACATGGAAGCGACGAGCGAGGAGGAACGCGCCCGCTGGGTAGAGCGCGAGGCGCGGCTGCGGCGGATCATCATGACGCCGTCGATGGTGCTGGTCTGGGTTCTCGGGCTGGCGCTGGCGTTCTCGATCGATGCTTGGAGCATGGGGTGGTTCCATCTCAAGCTGCTCTTGGTATTCGGCTTGTCGGGCTATCACGGCTGGATGGTTGCGCTGGGGCGGAAGATCGCGGCGGGCGATGCCGGAATCTCGAACAAGCAGATGCGCTTGTTGAACGAAGTGCCTGGAATAGCGGCGATCCTGATCGTGACGACGGTTGTCGTGGGTCGGCTTTACTTCTGA
- the rho gene encoding transcription termination factor Rho: MHLKELKQKTPAELVEMAEELGVEGASTLRRQDIMFGILKEVAEDGEEILGIGTIEVLPDGFGFLRSPEANYLAGPDDIYVSPNQVRKFQLRTGDTVEGEIRAPRDGERYFALTKLLKVNFDDPDVVRHRVNFDNLTPLYPEQKLTLDATDPTVKDKSARVIDIISPQGKGQRALIVAPPRTGKTVLLQNIAKAITDNHPEVFLLVLLVDERPEEVTDMQRSVKGEVISSTFDEPAQRHVQVAEMVIEKAKRLVEHKKDVVILLDSITRLGRAYNTVVPSSGKVLTGGVDANALQRPKRFFGAARNIEEGGSLSIIATALIDTGSRMDEVIFEEFKGTGNSEIVLDRKVADKRIFPALDVGKSGTRKEELLVGKDNLSKMWVLRRILMQMGTVDAMEFLLDKMKDSKTNEDFFATMNQ; encoded by the coding sequence ATGCATCTTAAAGAACTGAAACAGAAAACTCCGGCCGAACTGGTCGAAATGGCCGAGGAACTGGGCGTCGAAGGCGCGTCGACCCTGCGTCGTCAGGACATCATGTTCGGTATCCTGAAAGAGGTGGCCGAGGACGGGGAAGAGATTCTCGGCATCGGCACGATCGAAGTGCTGCCAGACGGATTCGGTTTCCTGCGCAGCCCAGAGGCGAATTACCTTGCCGGGCCGGACGACATCTATGTGTCGCCGAACCAGGTCCGCAAGTTCCAGCTGCGCACCGGCGATACCGTGGAAGGCGAGATTCGCGCGCCCCGCGATGGGGAGCGTTATTTCGCGCTGACCAAGCTGCTCAAGGTCAATTTCGACGATCCCGATGTGGTCCGCCACCGGGTGAACTTCGACAACCTGACGCCGCTCTATCCCGAACAGAAGCTGACGCTGGACGCCACCGATCCCACGGTGAAGGACAAGTCGGCCCGGGTGATCGATATCATCAGCCCGCAGGGCAAGGGCCAGCGCGCGCTGATCGTCGCGCCGCCGCGTACGGGTAAGACCGTGCTGCTGCAAAACATTGCCAAAGCGATTACCGACAACCATCCCGAAGTCTTCCTGCTGGTTCTGCTTGTGGACGAGCGGCCCGAGGAAGTCACCGACATGCAGCGCTCGGTGAAGGGCGAGGTGATTTCTTCTACCTTCGATGAACCGGCGCAGCGCCATGTCCAGGTCGCCGAAATGGTGATCGAAAAGGCCAAGCGCCTAGTTGAGCACAAGAAGGATGTCGTCATCCTGCTCGACTCGATCACCCGCCTTGGTCGCGCCTACAACACGGTCGTCCCGTCTTCGGGCAAGGTGTTGACTGGCGGTGTCGATGCCAACGCGTTGCAGCGTCCGAAGCGGTTCTTTGGTGCGGCGCGAAACATCGAGGAGGGCGGATCGCTGTCCATCATCGCCACCGCGCTGATCGACACCGGCAGCCGCATGGACGAAGTCATCTTCGAAGAGTTCAAGGGCACCGGCAACTCGGAAATCGTGCTGGATCGCAAGGTTGCGGACAAGCGGATCTTCCCGGCGCTGGATGTCGGCAAGTCCGGCACCCGCAAGGAAGAGTTGTTGGTCGGCAAGGACAACCTGTCGAAGATGTGGGTCCTGCGCCGCATCCTGATGCAGATGGGCACGGTCGACGCGATGGAATTCCTGCTCGACAAGATGAAGGATTCGAAGACCAACGAAGACTTCTTCGCAACGATGAACCAGTAA